One window of candidate division WOR-3 bacterium genomic DNA carries:
- a CDS encoding acyl-CoA dehydrogenase family protein, giving the protein MEEKIYKKGGGFLISETPPEEVFIPENFSEEQKMIAKTAEDFIMKEVLPNTNEIESQNFEIQRKLIKKAGELGLLGADIPEKYGGLGLDKVSSMLIAEKISMHGSFSVTFGAHTGIGTLPIVLFGNEEQKKKYLPKLATGEYIGAYALTEPQAGSDAMNIKTNAKLEGSYFVLNGTKQFITNAGFADLFIIFAKVDGKDFAAFIVERNSDGLIIGKEEHKMGIRGSSTCALTLENLKVPKENLLYEIGKGHHIAFNILNIGRYKLGVGTIGASKGALKEAVSYAKERVQFGKPISEFGLIKEKIANMVTKIFMGESMAYRLAGNLDESLKELNPDSPDYTQEAMKRIREYAVECSILKVYGSELLDYVVDECVQIYGGYGFITEYPVERYYRDSRINRLFEGTNEINRLLITGMLMRNALEGKLPLLKEIDKVSKEFVTFTPSTVQVLNGPVGEEKTLLNLMKKVLLISAGVAAQVYKENLRDEEEILATISDMIIETYAFESAILRSEKLRKIGKENELMVLCIKYYAPNYLEKMESYSRKILTNCKKGDELRLLLTGIKKFTKWYNPSDVIGIGRKIAEKTYELGKYPFSVV; this is encoded by the coding sequence ATGGAAGAAAAAATTTATAAAAAGGGAGGAGGATTTTTAATAAGTGAAACCCCACCTGAGGAGGTCTTTATTCCTGAAAATTTCTCTGAGGAACAGAAAATGATTGCAAAAACTGCCGAAGATTTCATAATGAAGGAAGTACTTCCAAACACTAATGAAATTGAATCCCAGAATTTTGAAATTCAAAGAAAATTAATAAAAAAAGCAGGAGAACTTGGACTTTTAGGAGCTGATATTCCTGAAAAATACGGGGGACTCGGTCTTGATAAGGTTTCATCAATGTTAATTGCAGAAAAAATAAGCATGCATGGTTCCTTTTCAGTAACCTTTGGAGCTCATACTGGAATAGGAACCCTTCCTATTGTTCTATTTGGAAATGAGGAACAGAAGAAAAAATATTTACCAAAACTTGCAACTGGTGAATATATAGGAGCTTATGCTTTAACAGAACCTCAAGCAGGTTCTGATGCAATGAACATTAAAACAAACGCAAAACTTGAAGGATCTTATTTTGTTTTAAATGGAACAAAACAATTTATAACAAACGCAGGTTTTGCTGACCTATTTATAATTTTTGCAAAAGTAGATGGAAAAGATTTTGCTGCTTTTATAGTTGAAAGAAATTCAGATGGATTAATAATCGGAAAAGAGGAACATAAAATGGGGATTAGGGGTTCATCTACCTGTGCTTTGACCCTTGAGAATTTAAAAGTTCCAAAAGAAAATCTGCTTTACGAAATTGGAAAAGGTCATCACATTGCTTTTAATATTTTAAACATAGGAAGATATAAACTTGGTGTTGGAACAATAGGTGCATCAAAAGGAGCTTTAAAAGAGGCAGTTAGCTATGCGAAGGAAAGAGTCCAATTTGGGAAGCCGATTTCTGAATTTGGGCTCATTAAGGAAAAAATTGCAAATATGGTAACAAAAATATTTATGGGTGAAAGTATGGCTTATAGACTCGCAGGAAATTTAGATGAATCCCTTAAAGAACTGAATCCTGATTCACCTGATTACACACAAGAAGCTATGAAAAGAATTAGGGAATATGCTGTTGAATGTTCAATACTTAAAGTTTATGGCTCAGAACTTCTTGATTATGTTGTGGATGAATGTGTTCAGATATATGGAGGATATGGATTTATAACAGAGTATCCTGTTGAAAGGTATTACAGGGATTCAAGAATCAATAGATTATTTGAAGGAACAAATGAAATAAATAGGCTCCTGATTACAGGAATGTTAATGAGAAATGCCCTTGAAGGAAAATTACCACTTTTGAAGGAAATTGACAAAGTATCAAAAGAATTTGTTACCTTTACACCATCAACGGTTCAGGTTCTAAATGGACCAGTCGGTGAAGAAAAAACATTATTAAATTTAATGAAAAAAGTCTTACTAATTTCAGCAGGAGTTGCAGCACAGGTTTATAAGGAAAATTTAAGAGATGAAGAAGAAATTCTTGCTACAATTTCGGATATGATTATTGAAACCTATGCTTTTGAAAGTGCTATATTAAGATCAGAAAAATTAAGAAAAATAGGTAAGGAAAATGAACTGATGGTATTATGCATAAAATATTACGCCCCCAATTACTTAGAAAAAATGGAAAGTTATTCAAGGAAAATTCTGACAAACTGTAAAAAGGGAGATGAATTAAGGCTTCTTTTGACAGGAATAAAGAAGTTTACAAAATGGTATAATCCCTCTGATGTTATAGGTATAGGAAGAAAAATTGCAGAAAAAACATATGAACTCGGAAAATATCCTTTTTCAGTTGTTTAA